From the genome of Deltaproteobacteria bacterium, one region includes:
- the pgaC gene encoding poly-beta-1,6 N-acetyl-D-glucosamine synthase, whose product MEWLFNFVFFYPLLMSFVWIAGACIFIIFRMDRQKKPPKIEGNPLVSILIPCHNEEASINETINAAMQQEYPNYEVIAINDASTDRTAVLLTILQQQYPRLRVVTLATNQGKAVGLTMAAIASRGEYLVCIDADALLDPQALPWLLSHFAGPRVGAVTGNPRVRNRTTIIAKIQVAEFSSIIGMIKRAQRVIGKVFTVSGVVVAFRKRALLDVGFWSNNMVTEDIDISWKLQLAKWDIRYEPRALCWILMPEMLRGLWRQRLRWAQGGIEVLLKYGKDMFRWHNRRIWPIYTEYVLSLCWCYSFLVTLLLWLAGFFINLPQSIIVRTMIPGWTGIIIATVCLVQLTVGIGIDRRYDKHLSKLSIWLLWYPAIYWVINCFVTIAAFPKALFKNRQKSAVWTSPDRGFGR is encoded by the coding sequence ATGGAATGGTTATTTAATTTTGTTTTCTTTTATCCTTTATTAATGTCATTCGTTTGGATTGCTGGTGCCTGTATTTTTATTATTTTTCGCATGGACCGACAAAAAAAGCCCCCAAAAATAGAAGGCAATCCCTTAGTTTCAATTTTGATACCTTGTCACAATGAAGAAGCCTCAATAAATGAAACTATCAATGCGGCAATGCAACAAGAATACCCAAATTATGAAGTCATCGCCATTAATGATGCTAGTACAGATCGCACCGCTGTATTATTAACCATATTACAACAACAATATCCACGCTTGCGTGTTGTTACTCTAGCAACCAATCAAGGTAAAGCCGTTGGTTTAACAATGGCTGCCATAGCTAGTCGCGGTGAATATCTTGTATGTATTGACGCGGATGCTCTCTTAGATCCCCAAGCACTACCATGGTTGCTTTCTCATTTTGCAGGCCCACGTGTTGGGGCAGTCACCGGAAATCCGCGAGTACGCAATCGCACCACCATAATTGCTAAAATCCAAGTTGCCGAATTCTCTTCTATCATAGGTATGATAAAACGCGCTCAACGGGTTATCGGAAAAGTTTTTACGGTTTCAGGTGTAGTTGTTGCCTTTCGCAAACGTGCCTTATTAGATGTCGGTTTTTGGTCAAACAATATGGTAACTGAAGATATCGATATATCTTGGAAATTACAGCTTGCCAAATGGGATATTCGTTATGAGCCAAGAGCATTATGCTGGATCCTCATGCCTGAAATGCTACGTGGACTATGGCGTCAAAGGTTACGTTGGGCTCAAGGCGGCATAGAAGTATTGTTAAAATACGGCAAAGACATGTTTCGTTGGCACAACCGTCGCATTTGGCCTATCTATACTGAATATGTATTAAGTTTATGTTGGTGTTATAGTTTTTTAGTTACTCTATTATTATGGCTAGCCGGTTTCTTTATTAACCTACCTCAGTCTATAATTGTTCGTACAATGATCCCAGGCTGGACCGGAATAATTATTGCCACAGTTTGCTTAGTACAATTAACCGTTGGTATTGGTATTGATCGTCGTTATGATAAACACCTTAGCAAGTTATCAATTTGGCTTTTGTGGTATCCCGCTATTTACTGGGTGATTAATTGTTTTGTAACCATCGCTGCTTTTCCTAAAGCCCTGTTTAAAAATCGCCAAAAGAGTGCGGTATGGACAAGCCCTGATCGCGGCTTTGGGAGGTAA
- the pgaD gene encoding poly-beta-1,6-N-acetyl-D-glucosamine biosynthesis protein PgaD, whose amino-acid sequence MMKETDGLIIDVPYKLSHLRRSTERLLTILATIVWLVALRPLLAIGLWYVGWDLAYLHMVELEGFNNLAYFALLGALGLTITLSLFSWSRYNSYRFGGLDRRKHRGHVADEEMAAFFCLSATAMPHLQQTANITVNRTERTHIKIICNNGISVSGYHEPSGPRLKR is encoded by the coding sequence ATGATGAAAGAAACTGATGGGCTAATTATTGATGTTCCATATAAACTTTCGCACTTACGTCGTTCAACTGAACGCCTATTAACTATTCTTGCAACTATTGTTTGGTTAGTAGCACTACGACCACTATTAGCAATTGGTCTTTGGTATGTAGGATGGGATTTAGCCTATTTGCATATGGTAGAACTTGAAGGATTTAACAATTTAGCATACTTCGCTTTGTTAGGTGCTTTAGGATTAACCATAACTTTAAGTTTATTTTCTTGGAGTCGCTATAATTCCTATCGTTTTGGCGGTCTTGACCGACGTAAACATCGAGGTCATGTTGCAGATGAAGAAATGGCAGCATTCTTTTGTTTGTCGGCTACAGCAATGCCTCATTTACAGCAAACTGCTAATATAACGGTAAATCGAACCGAGCGTACCCATATTAAAATTATCTGTAATAATGGCATAAGCGTAAGCGGCTACCACGAACCTTCGGGACCCCGATTAAAACGATAA
- a CDS encoding site-specific DNA-methyltransferase: protein MILSPSEDSNLQKSKFDKKPHKSLLAHVICADACLESAYVEVLQGKKADLLLTDPPYCLLTRRRKHGDLRDPKGRKIDRAPVVRFDTVRDYTKFTKTWLPLAVKYIKTTSPLVIWTNFLGRAVIIKVASELGYNHLWGEFIWAKRTTKNTGSEQLLRVYETALVLGCQPSVSLSPTDHAQAWAVVAGYDDDGEATLYGNHPHHKPFSVLEPLLRNYSQPGDLILDPFAGSGSIAASACRLNRYAATIELENEWVDKVKLRLR from the coding sequence ATGATACTGTCGCCAAGCGAGGATAGCAATTTGCAAAAATCAAAGTTTGATAAAAAACCGCACAAATCACTACTTGCGCATGTAATTTGCGCTGACGCATGCCTAGAGAGCGCCTATGTAGAAGTTTTACAAGGCAAAAAGGCCGATTTATTACTTACCGATCCCCCATATTGCCTGCTAACCCGTAGACGTAAACATGGAGATTTACGTGACCCTAAAGGGCGAAAAATAGACCGCGCACCTGTAGTACGTTTTGACACGGTGCGTGATTACACGAAATTTACTAAGACTTGGCTACCTTTAGCAGTTAAATATATTAAAACAACATCACCACTTGTGATTTGGACAAATTTTTTAGGTCGCGCTGTGATTATAAAGGTTGCAAGTGAACTTGGCTATAATCACTTGTGGGGAGAATTTATTTGGGCCAAACGTACTACAAAAAATACTGGCAGCGAACAACTGTTACGTGTTTATGAAACCGCGTTAGTTTTAGGTTGTCAACCATCAGTATCACTAAGCCCAACTGATCATGCACAAGCTTGGGCGGTAGTAGCTGGTTACGATGACGATGGTGAAGCAACGCTTTATGGTAATCATCCACATCATAAACCATTTAGTGTGCTCGAACCTTTATTGCGAAATTATTCTCAACCAGGTGATTTGATCCTTGACCCATTTGCAGGCAGCGGTTCGATTGCGGCTTCTGCATGTAGATTAAATCGTTACGCAGCCACAATCGAGTTAGAGAACGAGTGGGTAGATAAGGTAAAATTACGTCTGCGATAG